DNA sequence from the Parachlamydia acanthamoebae genome:
TCTCCCATTTATACCCACTGGTATGCTACAAAACGCAAAGGAGATGCAGATGTTTGATGTACTCAATCGACAAGTCAACATTCATCATCATCATGTTCTAGAAGCCTCCGCTGGAACAGGTAAAACATTTTCTATTGAAAATATTATCGTACGTCTTCTTTTGGAAAATCCCCCTGTTACCATTCAAGAAATTTTAGTTGTCACTTTTACACGTGCCGCAACGCACGATCTTAAAGTCCGCATTAGGGAAAATATTGAAAAAGCCCTATCCTTTTTACAAGGCTTACTGCTTTCTCCTCATCATTGCTATCAAGAGGCACCAGATTATTTAAAAGCCATTCAGGGAAGGGATCCTGAAGAGATTAAAGAGATAAAAAAGCGGCTAGAACATGCACTTTTTGAATATGATCAAGCACAAATTTTTACTATTCACTCTTTCTGTCTTAGAACACTGAAAACCCATTTTTTTGAAGGCGATCTGGCTCTACACACACTCACGGAAAAAGAATCTCTCTCGCAGGCAGAAATCCTAAAAGTCATTCGCAACTTTTTTCGCACAGAGCTCAAACCCACAATCTATGGCCCCACACATTTTCAACTTTTACTTAAGCAGCATGAGCAATCAATAGAAAAGTTAGAAACGGCTTTGGTTAAAGTGATGACCCAAGGAATTCCACTCGCCCCTTCACCAAGTTTTGAAGAACAGTATGCTTTGTTTAAAAATGCCATGCTGCTTCTAAAAGATAGAGGATTTTCTTCTCACTCTATCTTAACCGATTTTCATACGCTTATTCCTTTATATAAAGGCTTAACGGATCGACAAAAAAGAATCAAAGCGGAAATCCTTTCCAAAGTTCAACTCTTTGCCTCCCTCTTTGATCAGGAAGAATGGTCCCTTCAAGATTATGAAAGTGTAATCGAAGATCAGCTATTTTTAGTGAAAGCACTAGATCCTTCTGCCTTAACTCAAAAGGCTCTTTCAGCACCTCCGCCCATTTTAATTTTACCCAATATGCTTTCTCTTCTTAAACGGCATTTAGAGCCACTTGTCAACCCCTTAAGCACATTCGCTAAACTCGCGTACGATTGCCAAAAATTCCTAAAACACTATCAACAACAAGAAGAAAAATTTCGATTTGATGATCTCCTGCACAACATGCTGCAGGCATTGCAAGATCCCACATTTACAGAAAACATTCGTAATCAGTATCGAGCAGCTTTAATTGATGAATTTCAGGATACAGATCCGATTCAGTGGAAAATTTTCGAGTCTCTTTTTCTTCACGAAGCTTATTCTGGTTACCTGTATCTGGTAGGGGATCCCAAACAATCGATCTACGCGTTTAGACAAGCGGATATTTATACGTATCTTTCAGCGGCACAAGCTATTGGAGAAGATTACCGAGTTTCTTTAACAACCAACTATCGCTCTCATCCATCGCTTGTCCAAGGACTTAACGTTCTATTTGCACAAGAGAATGCTCCTGATTTCATCCATTTGCCAAAATGGCAAAAAACCTTGAATTATCAGCACGTACAAGCTGCAGATAAAACCTTTGACAAAACATTAACGGATGAAATGGGATCCATTCATTTTATTTTGAGTGATCAAGAAAAACCCTCCTTGGATAGCCTTGAAGAAAAAGTGTACTTTCCATTCATCGCACAAGAAATTCAAAAGCTATGCCATCAAAATACATTTGAATATCAAGATTTTGCTGTACTTGTTGCCGATCGTTATCAAGCTCAGAGAATGTCAGATTATTTTAAAACTCTAAATATCCCCTCCCTGACCCAGCGCAATGCAAATCTTGCGGACTCCCCAGCAGTTCAGTGTTGGCAAGAAATTTTGCACGGCATTCTACATGCACGTCAAAGCAGTGCTTTGAAGATTG
Encoded proteins:
- a CDS encoding UvrD-helicase domain-containing protein, whose product is MFDVLNRQVNIHHHHVLEASAGTGKTFSIENIIVRLLLENPPVTIQEILVVTFTRAATHDLKVRIRENIEKALSFLQGLLLSPHHCYQEAPDYLKAIQGRDPEEIKEIKKRLEHALFEYDQAQIFTIHSFCLRTLKTHFFEGDLALHTLTEKESLSQAEILKVIRNFFRTELKPTIYGPTHFQLLLKQHEQSIEKLETALVKVMTQGIPLAPSPSFEEQYALFKNAMLLLKDRGFSSHSILTDFHTLIPLYKGLTDRQKRIKAEILSKVQLFASLFDQEEWSLQDYESVIEDQLFLVKALDPSALTQKALSAPPPILILPNMLSLLKRHLEPLVNPLSTFAKLAYDCQKFLKHYQQQEEKFRFDDLLHNMLQALQDPTFTENIRNQYRAALIDEFQDTDPIQWKIFESLFLHEAYSGYLYLVGDPKQSIYAFRQADIYTYLSAAQAIGEDYRVSLTTNYRSHPSLVQGLNVLFAQENAPDFIHLPKWQKTLNYQHVQAADKTFDKTLTDEMGSIHFILSDQEKPSLDSLEEKVYFPFIAQEIQKLCHQNTFEYQDFAVLVADRYQAQRMSDYFKTLNIPSLTQRNANLADSPAVQCWQEILHGILHARQSSALKIALGGKIFGWNHEDILRLEDPFFYEKTLAEIYFLRKKLLSEGFIAFYDALMHHQLFQDSHTLIEKILHQESGADFLDELCQIAELLIQKQDETHCPPEGLIAFLDEFPILKLNDDERLYKQVDTHRKAVQILSLHSSKGLEFEIVFVLGLTKKNQAPSPLIPQSQEGSQSILQMVYDLQDPAYINYCQELDAEKMRQLYVAFTRAKYRLYVAALSPYEKQTAYGCASPIELFLAKLGQPSCTYAQLYERIHANSTESLISFIDALDNSISITYTIESQVTPPCYEMNTTPSPILLPPPTIHISGEMLAISSFSQISKQMDQITPVWTESPPHHFDASTKNLHTLPAGNITGLLLHEILEKFPFEKANDMQNPSEMRSWITPYVQNTEFQDWDQVLAEMLFNTLKTPLPFKDATFALQDVQETKIFKEVEFLYPCEKGLLDLHIPEGFLKGVIDLMFEHAGKFYMIDWKSNWLGPNLQAYSTTSLQQSMHQHHYHLQSAIYVESLKRYLKLFNQFDFKANFGGIYYLFLRGLDIEEGQLFGFYALPEGKFLCTN